The following coding sequences are from one Roseburia hominis A2-183 window:
- a CDS encoding spore maturation protein yields MGVMIFLSDIMIPLLIFGIVGYGILNRQNIYEEFIDGAKDGFQTVIGIMPTLIGLMVAVGILRASGFLECFSGLLGRGIGWLGFPPELIPVTVVKMFSSSAATGLLLDIYKEYGADSMLGKMASIMMSSTETIFYTMSVYFMAAGIKKSRYTLVGALIATTAGTVASIILAGYM; encoded by the coding sequence ATGGGCGTAATGATTTTTCTATCGGACATAATGATACCGCTTCTCATTTTCGGTATTGTCGGTTATGGAATTCTGAACAGACAGAATATCTATGAGGAGTTCATAGACGGGGCAAAGGACGGCTTTCAGACGGTCATCGGAATCATGCCCACACTGATCGGGCTTATGGTGGCGGTCGGGATCCTGCGGGCTTCCGGTTTTCTGGAGTGCTTTTCCGGGCTGCTGGGACGGGGGATCGGCTGGCTTGGTTTTCCGCCGGAGCTGATACCGGTCACGGTGGTTAAAATGTTCTCGTCCTCTGCGGCGACCGGTCTTCTTTTGGATATATATAAGGAGTACGGCGCGGATTCGATGTTGGGAAAGATGGCATCCATCATGATGAGCAGCACGGAGACGATCTTTTATACGATGTCGGTCTATTTTATGGCGGCGGGGATCAAAAAAAGCCGTTACACGCTGGTGGGCGCGCTGATCGCAACCACTGCGGGAACCGTCGCAAGCATTATTCTGGCGGGATATATGTGA
- a CDS encoding two-component system response regulator: protein MGRRKYVLIVDDCQQDRMAVADVLRSDYDILEACNGKQALEILSRKRAQISLIMLDLMMPVMDGYEFLEMYRKRKEYSYLPVVVCTTEDDPEREQKSLELGAWDFVLKNSSPGIMRLRAGNAIEKSKVRFLEYDFLTGIYGQQKFYQATRELLDQRAGANFAFIHFDIDRFRIINTLYGSKEGDRLIHFVAGAIRKVMTAYGRGTYGRLGGDVFGMCVPYEDGAVIYHILEGIRAEIRKHSVHYYLETCAGIYLVDDPDMEVAAMHDNAEIAAAQCKGQYMVHDVLYTEEIGQKVLREQHIIDEMDAALAEQQFIVYFQPKYQLKKMAPYGAEALVRWKKPSGEIVLPNEFIPIFERNGFITKLDYYVWEKVCQFIDSELSQGRNPAPISVNVSRVNLYNPDFMDSLIDLIHRYHIPPHYLNLELTESVFSEDAELIQRAVNYLHDAGFTILMDDFGSGYSSLNILKDVDLDVLKIDMKFFSKGNTAEKGAKIIEAVIRMAESLDMMVIAEGVEEKHQVDFLNDLGCDYIQGYYFGRPMSQDQYEKLTNHDEEEQHDMPQPESS, encoded by the coding sequence ATGGGTAGAAGAAAATATGTACTGATCGTAGATGACTGTCAGCAGGACCGGATGGCAGTGGCGGATGTTTTGAGATCGGATTACGACATCCTAGAAGCATGTAACGGAAAGCAGGCGTTGGAGATTCTTTCCAGAAAAAGAGCGCAGATTTCGCTGATTATGCTGGATCTGATGATGCCTGTGATGGACGGTTATGAATTTTTGGAGATGTATCGGAAGCGGAAGGAGTACAGCTATCTTCCGGTTGTGGTGTGTACGACAGAAGACGACCCTGAGAGAGAGCAGAAGAGCCTGGAGCTCGGTGCATGGGATTTTGTTCTGAAGAATTCCAGCCCCGGGATCATGAGACTGCGCGCAGGAAACGCCATCGAGAAAAGCAAGGTGCGGTTTCTGGAATATGATTTTCTTACCGGTATTTACGGACAGCAGAAGTTCTACCAGGCGACCCGCGAACTTTTAGACCAGCGCGCGGGAGCGAATTTTGCTTTTATCCATTTTGACATTGACCGTTTCCGGATTATCAATACCCTCTACGGCTCCAAAGAGGGAGACCGGCTGATCCATTTTGTGGCGGGAGCCATCCGCAAGGTCATGACAGCCTACGGCAGAGGCACATACGGACGCCTTGGCGGCGATGTGTTCGGAATGTGTGTCCCCTACGAAGATGGTGCGGTGATCTATCACATACTGGAAGGAATCCGGGCAGAGATCCGGAAACATTCCGTACATTATTATCTGGAGACCTGCGCGGGCATTTATCTGGTGGACGATCCGGATATGGAAGTGGCGGCGATGCACGACAACGCTGAGATTGCGGCGGCACAGTGCAAGGGTCAGTACATGGTTCACGATGTTTTATATACGGAGGAGATCGGACAGAAAGTGCTCCGCGAACAGCATATCATTGACGAGATGGATGCCGCGCTGGCAGAGCAGCAGTTTATCGTCTATTTCCAGCCGAAGTACCAGCTGAAAAAGATGGCTCCGTACGGAGCGGAGGCACTGGTGCGCTGGAAGAAGCCGAGCGGTGAGATCGTGCTTCCGAACGAATTTATACCGATCTTTGAGCGCAACGGCTTTATCACGAAGTTGGACTATTACGTGTGGGAGAAAGTCTGCCAGTTCATAGACAGTGAGCTTTCCCAGGGAAGGAATCCGGCGCCAATTTCGGTCAACGTATCCAGAGTCAACCTCTATAACCCGGATTTTATGGATTCTCTGATTGACCTCATCCACCGCTATCATATTCCTCCGCATTATCTGAACCTGGAACTGACGGAGAGCGTCTTTTCCGAGGATGCGGAATTGATCCAGAGAGCGGTGAATTATCTGCATGACGCCGGATTTACGATTCTGATGGATGACTTTGGGAGCGGTTACTCCTCCTTAAACATTTTAAAGGACGTGGATCTTGATGTGTTAAAGATCGACATGAAGTTCTTCTCTAAGGGGAATACCGCGGAAAAGGGTGCAAAGATCATCGAGGCGGTCATCCGGATGGCGGAATCTCTGGACATGATGGTGATTGCGGAAGGTGTGGAGGAAAAGCATCAGGTGGATTTTTTAAATGACCTCGGATGCGACTATATTCAGGGTTATTATTTTGGCCGCCCCATGTCGCAGGATCAGTATGAGAAGCTGACGAATCACGATGAGGAAGAGCAGCATGACATGCCGCAGCCCGAAAGTTCGTGA
- a CDS encoding nucleoside recognition protein, translated as MNYLWAFMILTGIIYGAFHGTLPQITTAALDSAKEAVTLCITMMGVMSFWVGLMRIAEKAGIIEGLSRRMRPVLHFLFPDLPQEHPANEYIATNMIANVFGLGWAATPAGLKAMEALQERNLELCGQKGTSRKRGPDIATDEMCTFLIVNISSLQLIPVNIIAYRSQYGSVNPAAVVGPGLIATICSTAAAIIFCKLKKRC; from the coding sequence ATGAATTATCTTTGGGCATTTATGATTCTGACGGGCATCATCTACGGGGCGTTCCACGGAACCCTGCCGCAGATTACGACGGCGGCGCTCGATTCGGCAAAAGAGGCGGTTACGCTTTGTATTACCATGATGGGAGTGATGTCTTTCTGGGTGGGACTGATGCGGATTGCGGAAAAGGCGGGGATCATTGAGGGACTTTCACGGAGAATGCGCCCGGTGCTGCATTTCCTGTTTCCGGATCTCCCGCAGGAGCACCCCGCCAACGAATACATTGCGACGAATATGATTGCAAATGTCTTTGGACTTGGCTGGGCGGCAACGCCGGCGGGATTAAAAGCGATGGAGGCATTGCAGGAGCGTAACCTGGAACTCTGCGGACAAAAAGGAACCTCGCGGAAACGCGGACCGGATATTGCCACGGATGAGATGTGCACGTTTCTGATCGTCAACATCTCGTCCCTGCAGCTGATTCCGGTCAATATCATCGCGTACCGGAGCCAGTACGGGAGCGTCAATCCCGCAGCAGTAGTGGGTCCGGGACTTATTGCGACTATATGTAGTACCGCGGCGGCAATTATCTTTTGTAAGTTAAAAAAACGTTGCTGA
- a CDS encoding DUF885 domain-containing protein has product MQTDFVAGSTSSFDAFLDDFFRAEVSSNTINLHFSLSHPENYGITETPITLGSLSEEALAASHASLENTLAALAKYDRDALPPSGQLTYDVLQDYLKTELSASDLTLYDEPLRPTTGIQSQLPVLYEEYRFRQPADVEDYLALLALTGDYFDQIIRFEQQKAQAGLFMSDYACNTLISQCNAFTADPDQHYLIQTFDHKIDAMSELTENQKTLYKEKNAALVREHVLPAYTHLAAALTELLGSGKNDMGLCYFADGKDYYRYLVCHNTGSASDLPALQDRILEKRQSDLQQAAALLSENPQLKASQTTVRLPAADPIATLNGLQEAMRANFPAPPETTFTVSSIDECMEDYMAPAFYITSPIDDYAQNSIFINASTDTSSLRYFTTLAHEGFPGHLYQTVMSYEAGLHPVRFLLNYPGYVEGWATYVEMISYHYAGLDDDLASLLSLNQSALLSLYASTDLGIHYDGWSFSDTTAFWKDFGITDQTALREIYELIVEEPAHYLKYYVGYMEFVDLKEKAQETYGSAYSDIAFHKALLSIGPAPFSIIETYLDNYYLPDAAPQ; this is encoded by the coding sequence ATGCAGACGGATTTCGTCGCCGGTTCCACGTCCTCCTTCGATGCGTTTCTTGATGATTTTTTCCGGGCGGAGGTCTCCTCCAACACGATCAATCTTCATTTTTCACTGTCCCATCCGGAAAACTACGGCATTACAGAGACTCCGATCACGCTCGGCAGTCTCTCGGAAGAAGCACTTGCCGCATCCCATGCATCTCTGGAGAACACGCTCGCGGCTCTGGCAAAATACGACCGCGATGCCCTTCCGCCCTCCGGTCAGCTCACCTATGACGTCTTGCAGGATTATCTTAAGACGGAGCTCTCCGCATCCGATCTGACTCTCTACGACGAGCCGCTGCGCCCTACGACCGGCATTCAGTCGCAGCTTCCCGTACTATATGAGGAATACCGTTTCCGGCAGCCAGCCGACGTGGAGGACTATCTCGCGCTCCTCGCCCTGACCGGCGATTATTTCGACCAGATCATCCGCTTCGAGCAGCAGAAAGCACAGGCCGGGCTTTTTATGTCCGACTATGCCTGCAACACACTGATTTCACAGTGTAACGCCTTCACAGCTGACCCGGATCAACACTATCTCATCCAGACCTTCGATCACAAAATCGATGCCATGTCAGAATTGACGGAAAACCAAAAGACACTCTACAAGGAAAAAAATGCCGCTCTGGTGCGGGAACATGTGCTTCCCGCCTACACCCATCTTGCCGCGGCGCTCACAGAGCTTCTCGGCAGCGGCAAAAACGATATGGGGCTCTGTTACTTTGCAGACGGAAAAGATTACTACCGCTACCTGGTCTGCCACAACACCGGGAGCGCTTCCGATCTTCCGGCGCTGCAGGACCGGATCTTAGAAAAACGGCAAAGCGACCTGCAGCAGGCGGCAGCACTCCTCTCCGAAAACCCGCAGTTAAAAGCATCCCAGACGACCGTCCGGCTTCCTGCCGCCGATCCCATTGCAACGCTAAACGGGCTGCAGGAGGCGATGCGCGCAAATTTTCCTGCACCACCCGAGACCACATTTACTGTAAGTTCTATTGACGAGTGCATGGAAGACTATATGGCGCCTGCGTTTTACATCACCTCGCCCATTGACGATTATGCGCAGAACTCCATATTTATCAATGCCTCCACCGACACCTCCTCCCTGCGGTATTTCACAACGCTGGCGCACGAGGGCTTCCCCGGCCACCTTTATCAGACGGTGATGTCCTATGAAGCCGGACTGCATCCCGTGCGGTTTCTGCTGAATTATCCGGGCTATGTCGAGGGCTGGGCGACCTATGTGGAGATGATCTCGTACCATTATGCCGGGCTGGACGATGACCTCGCCTCGCTGCTCTCCCTGAATCAGTCCGCCCTCCTGAGTCTCTATGCGTCGACGGATCTGGGAATCCACTACGACGGCTGGAGCTTTTCCGACACAACCGCTTTCTGGAAAGACTTCGGCATCACGGATCAGACCGCACTGCGCGAAATCTATGAGCTGATCGTGGAAGAACCCGCCCATTATCTGAAATATTATGTGGGATATATGGAATTTGTGGATTTAAAAGAAAAGGCACAGGAAACCTACGGAAGCGCCTACAGCGATATCGCTTTTCATAAGGCTCTGCTCTCCATCGGTCCTGCACCTTTTTCGATCATTGAAACGTATCTGGATAATTATTATCTGCCGGATGCGGCTCCCCAATAG
- the rsmI gene encoding 16S rRNA (cytidine(1402)-2'-O)-methyltransferase, which yields MAGKLYLCATPIGNLEDITYRVVRTLKEVDLIAAEDTRNSIRLLNHFEIRTPMTSYHEYNKIEKAYQLVDKMREGLDIALITDAGTPGISDPGEDLVRICYEEGIEVTSLPGPAACITALTMSGQPTRRFAFEAFLPREKKERAAVLSQLVNETRTIIIYEAPHHLIRTLEELYGTLGERKLTVCRELTKRYEEKTLTTFSEILEYYKDNEPRGEYVLVIAGKTFEELKQEEQRNWENLSLEEHMEVYEKQGISRKEAMKLVAKDRGISKRDVYQALLS from the coding sequence ATGGCGGGAAAGTTATATTTGTGTGCCACTCCGATCGGAAATCTGGAGGACATCACCTACCGGGTGGTGAGAACCTTAAAGGAAGTCGATCTGATTGCGGCGGAGGATACCAGAAATTCCATCAGGCTGCTGAATCATTTTGAGATCCGGACGCCGATGACGAGCTATCACGAGTACAATAAGATCGAGAAAGCGTATCAGCTGGTGGATAAGATGCGCGAGGGACTTGACATCGCACTGATTACGGATGCGGGGACGCCGGGTATCTCGGACCCGGGGGAGGATCTCGTGCGCATCTGCTATGAGGAAGGCATTGAGGTGACGTCTCTGCCGGGACCGGCGGCATGTATCACCGCACTCACGATGTCGGGGCAGCCGACCAGACGGTTTGCGTTTGAGGCGTTTCTGCCGAGGGAGAAAAAAGAGCGGGCAGCAGTGCTCTCACAGCTGGTCAATGAGACGCGTACAATCATTATCTACGAGGCGCCGCACCATCTGATCCGCACACTGGAAGAACTGTATGGGACGCTCGGGGAACGGAAATTAACCGTGTGCAGGGAACTGACAAAGCGGTACGAAGAAAAGACATTAACGACATTTTCAGAGATTCTTGAATATTATAAAGACAATGAACCCCGCGGAGAGTATGTCCTGGTAATCGCCGGAAAGACATTTGAGGAATTGAAGCAGGAAGAGCAGAGGAACTGGGAGAACCTGTCGCTCGAGGAGCATATGGAAGTTTATGAGAAGCAGGGGATCAGCCGGAAGGAAGCGATGAAGCTGGTGGCAAAGGACCGCGGCATCAGCAAGCGCGATGTCTACCAGGCGCTGTTGTCTTAA
- a CDS encoding prolipoprotein diacylglyceryl transferase, with amino-acid sequence MFNDIVIGPITIHMYGVMIAAGFLAALLMTLRRGKKRGYDEDIIWGIFFCAIIGGMLGTRILYYIVEIPEILKDPSILWDFKNGYVVYGGIIGGILASYIYCRTKKQAFMPYFDLVMPAVSFAQGFGRFGCFFAGCCYGRETDAWYGITFHNSSFAPNGVKLIPTQLISAAGDFIICALLLWFASKRPKTGRVAAAYLVLYGIGRFAVEFLRNDYRGSVGVLSTSQLISIGAVIGGIVLYFAAPKLAGVGNVAEEKSVG; translated from the coding sequence ATGTTTAATGATATTGTGATAGGACCGATTACCATTCATATGTATGGAGTGATGATTGCAGCAGGTTTTCTGGCGGCATTGCTGATGACGCTGCGCCGGGGCAAAAAAAGAGGCTATGATGAGGATATCATCTGGGGCATTTTCTTCTGCGCCATCATCGGCGGAATGCTCGGAACCAGGATTTTATATTATATTGTAGAGATTCCGGAGATCCTGAAAGATCCGTCCATCCTCTGGGATTTCAAGAACGGCTATGTGGTCTACGGAGGAATCATCGGTGGAATTCTGGCAAGTTATATCTACTGCCGCACGAAAAAGCAGGCGTTTATGCCGTATTTTGATCTGGTGATGCCGGCGGTTTCGTTTGCACAAGGCTTCGGCCGCTTTGGCTGCTTTTTTGCGGGCTGTTGCTACGGCAGGGAGACGGATGCGTGGTACGGAATCACGTTTCATAACTCCTCGTTCGCACCGAACGGTGTGAAGCTGATACCGACGCAGCTGATCTCAGCGGCGGGAGATTTTATCATCTGCGCGCTGCTGTTATGGTTTGCATCGAAGAGACCGAAGACCGGACGCGTTGCGGCGGCTTATCTTGTGCTGTACGGAATCGGAAGATTTGCCGTGGAGTTTTTGCGCAACGATTACAGAGGCAGTGTGGGTGTGCTGTCCACGTCGCAGTTGATCTCCATCGGCGCGGTGATCGGAGGAATCGTACTGTATTTCGCTGCACCGAAGCTTGCAGGAGTGGGGAATGTGGCCGAGGAGAAGTCTGTCGGATAG
- a CDS encoding tRNA1(Val) (adenine(37)-N6)-methyltransferase, producing MTPNNLVHENERLDELHRNGYYIIQDPARFCFGMDAVLLSGFARARRGERVLDLGTGTGIIPILMEAKTEAEDFTALEIQEESADMARRSVLYNHLEEKIRVVTGDIKDASGIFGASSFDIVTTNPPYMIGQHGISSGSEAKAIARHEVLCTLDDILRESAKLLVPGGRFYMVHRPFRLAEIMSKMVACGIEPKRMQLVYPYVDKEPNMVLLEGSRGGRSRLTVEKPLIVYKEQGVYTDEIYDIYGY from the coding sequence ATGACACCAAATAATCTTGTCCATGAAAACGAGCGTCTGGATGAACTGCACCGGAACGGCTACTATATCATTCAGGATCCGGCGAGATTCTGTTTCGGTATGGATGCCGTGCTGTTGTCGGGATTCGCGCGTGCCAGACGGGGAGAGCGTGTGCTTGATCTGGGGACGGGCACCGGGATTATCCCGATCTTAATGGAGGCAAAGACGGAGGCAGAAGATTTTACCGCGCTGGAGATTCAGGAAGAGAGCGCGGATATGGCGAGAAGAAGCGTATTATATAATCACCTGGAAGAAAAGATCCGGGTTGTGACAGGCGATATCAAAGATGCCTCGGGAATATTCGGGGCATCTTCTTTTGATATTGTCACCACCAATCCGCCGTATATGATCGGACAGCACGGAATCAGTTCCGGCTCGGAGGCAAAAGCGATTGCACGCCATGAGGTTCTGTGTACCCTGGACGATATTCTGCGGGAGTCGGCGAAGCTGCTTGTGCCGGGCGGGAGATTTTACATGGTACACCGTCCGTTCCGGCTTGCGGAGATTATGAGCAAGATGGTTGCCTGCGGCATTGAACCCAAGCGGATGCAGCTGGTCTATCCGTACGTGGACAAGGAGCCGAACATGGTTCTGCTGGAGGGAAGCCGCGGCGGCAGATCGAGACTGACGGTGGAAAAGCCGCTGATCGTTTATAAGGAACAGGGTGTATACACGGATGAAATCTATGATATCTACGGATATTAA